DNA from Paludisphaera mucosa:
CGCTACCTGGTCGAGCGGCTGGTCCTGGACGCCGGCTCGTACATCGAGGCCCGGCTCGACCTGACCGACGCCGGGCGACGCGACCTTCGCGACCGTGTCGAGGAGGCCCGCGAGCGGCTGGCCGAGGCGGGCTGCCGCGTGCCCGACGTGGAGACGACGTCGCGCTACGCCTGGGTCGCTCGATCGACCGAGGGGGTCGTCCAGGACTCCGGTGGGGCCGGCCCGCGCTTCGCCGATCGGCTCGACTCCATCCTGACGCATCGCCTCTGGGGCTCGTTGGTCCTGATCGCCGTGTTGCTCCTGACCTTCAGCGCCGTCTTCTCGTGGGCGACGGTCCCGATGGACCTCGTCGACGCCGGCTTCGAGGCCCTGGGCTCGGCGATCGAGGGGGCCCTGCCCGAGGGGGCGATCCGCAGCCTGCTGGTCGGCGGGATCGTCAAGGGCCTGGGCGCGGTCGTCATCTTCCTGCCGCAGATCCTCATCCTCTTCGGCATTTTGACGGCCCTGGAGGAATGCGGCTACCTGTCGCGCGCGGCCTACCTGATGGACCGGATCATGGTCCGCGTGGGGCTGAGCGGCAAGTCGTTCATCCCGCTGCTTTCTTCGTTCGCCTGCGCGATCCCGGGCGTGATGGCGACGCGGGTGATCGAGAACCGCCGCGACCGCCTGACGACGATCCTGATCGCCCCCCTGATGAGCTGCAGCGCCCGGCTGCCGGTCTACACGCTGATGATCGGGGCGTTCATCCCCAAACGGGCGTACCTGGGAGGCTGGCTCCAGCTCCAGGGCCTGACGATGCTGGCGATGTACCTCGTCGGCGTCGTCGTGGCCGCGCTGGTCGCCCTGCTTTTGAAGCGCACGTTCCTCCGCAGCGCCACGCCCGTCTTCCTCATGGAGATGCCGGCCTACCAGTGGCCCTCGCCGATCGTCGTGGCCCGGCGGATGCTCGAACGGGGCTGGGACTTCCTCTACAACGCCGGCACGATCATCTTCGCCGTCTCGATCGTCATGTGGGGGCTGCTGTACTACCCTCGGCTCTCGGAAGCGGACCTGGCCCCGATGCTCGCGGGCAAGGCGCAGGTCGAGCGCGAGCTGGAGACGGCCCGCGCGGCGAACGACGCGGCCGGGGCCGAGGCCCTCGAAGCCTCGGTCCGCGAGGCCGAGAATCACATCGCCGGGGCCCAGGAGCGGCAGAGCCTGCTGGGCCGGATGGGCCGGTTCATCGAGCCCGTCGTCCGGCCCCTGGGGTGGGACTGGCGGATCGGGGCCGCGGCGATCGCGTCGTTCCCGGCCCGCGAGGTCGTCGTCGCCACGCTCGGCGTGATCTTCGACGTGGGCGAGGACGTCGAGGAGGGCGAGGGCGAACAGCGCCTCACGCAGGCGCTCCAGTCGGCGACCTGGCCGGAATCGGGCCGGCCGCTCTTCACGATGCCGGTCGCGCTCTCGATCATGGTCTTCTTCGCCCTCTGCGCCCAGTGCGTGTCGACGCTGGCCGTGATCTGGCGCGAGACGGGCAGCTGGACCTGGCCGGCCCTGTCGTTCGCATATATGACCCTCCTGGCCTACGTCGGGGCCTTCGCGACTTACCAGGTAGGGACGTGGCTCGTCTCCTGAAGCCGAGGTGACCGATGGGCTGGCAAGACGTCGTCGCGATCGCCGCGGTCCTGGGGGCCGCCTCCTACCTGGGCAGCCTCGTCTGGCGGGGCCTCGCCGGCGAGAAGTCGGCCGGCTGCGGGTCGTCGTGCGGCAAATGCTCGTCCGCCGGCGGGACGGAGCCCGCACAGCTCGTCTCGATCGGCCTGGCGTCGCCCGCCAAGGGCCGCGAACGCTCGGGATCGCTCTGAATTCTTTCAGGGTGAAAAAGGATTCGGGGACGGGCGCGAGGGCTTGAATCCGCGGCCCGTCGGACGATAACTTAAACCTCCGTGCGGTTCGAACCAGTCCGGCCCCGCTCGTCTCACATCCATGACGGGGCCCATCGAGCGAGCGACGACCACCCAGTCCATGACGCCTAGACGCGCCGAGACATCCCTGTTCGCGCTCCGCCTGGGGGCGTTCCTGGCGGCGTGGGTTTTGGCCCTCGCCTCGCCCTCGAACGCGCTCGCGGGCTGCACGGGACTGGCTCACCGGTCGGGCGACGACCACCGCACCGGCCCCCTGGGACTTTCGGCCGAGCTGATCGCGGACGCCGGAAGCCCCGACTCCTCGGGCGATACGCCGTTGA
Protein-coding regions in this window:
- the feoB gene encoding ferrous iron transport protein B, with translation MAVASEKTTWSIALVGNPNTGKSTLFGALSGVAQRVGNYPGVTVEKKLGEVVHDGRRWVLIDLPGTYSLAPRSPDEMVTVDVLLGRQADLPPPDVVVCVVAAGNLNRNLYLLSQVMELGRPVVVALTMNDLAEAEGVSVDAALLARRLGVPVVPIQARRGEGLDVLKAAVERAGAGDPPAPVEIFPEPFRREVDRLADELDGKLGGVGTTHSPRYLVERLVLDAGSYIEARLDLTDAGRRDLRDRVEEARERLAEAGCRVPDVETTSRYAWVARSTEGVVQDSGGAGPRFADRLDSILTHRLWGSLVLIAVLLLTFSAVFSWATVPMDLVDAGFEALGSAIEGALPEGAIRSLLVGGIVKGLGAVVIFLPQILILFGILTALEECGYLSRAAYLMDRIMVRVGLSGKSFIPLLSSFACAIPGVMATRVIENRRDRLTTILIAPLMSCSARLPVYTLMIGAFIPKRAYLGGWLQLQGLTMLAMYLVGVVVAALVALLLKRTFLRSATPVFLMEMPAYQWPSPIVVARRMLERGWDFLYNAGTIIFAVSIVMWGLLYYPRLSEADLAPMLAGKAQVERELETARAANDAAGAEALEASVREAENHIAGAQERQSLLGRMGRFIEPVVRPLGWDWRIGAAAIASFPAREVVVATLGVIFDVGEDVEEGEGEQRLTQALQSATWPESGRPLFTMPVALSIMVFFALCAQCVSTLAVIWRETGSWTWPALSFAYMTLLAYVGAFATYQVGTWLVS